TCAACTATCCGGCCGCCTACGCCAATGTCATTGCCGTCGCTTCGACGAATGAGCGGGACCAAAAGTCCGGCTTCTCCAACTACGGGCAGTGGGTGGAGGTGGCTGCTCCGGGCGAAAACATCTTGTCCACCTATCCGGGCGGATACTACGCGTATCTAAGCGGTACTTCAATGGCGGCTCCGCATGTGGCCGGCTTGGCGGGATTGCTCGCAGAAATGCCATCCTGTCCACGTCTGACCCGGTGGCAGGCACCGGCGTCTATTGGCTCTATGGACGGGTCAATGCATCCAGAGCCGTCCGATCGTAACCCGGAGAGGGAGGCCGCTTTCAATTCAGCGGTCTCTTTTTTTGCGTACCCGTATCGTCAACGTTCGTTCATTCTATATGATGATTGGGTTGTGCTTTGCACGGAACGAAGCCACCGGGATTGAATTCTCCTGACAAGAGAGAAGAAGATTGCTACAATGAACATTCAGGTTTTGTTTCTGTTTGGCTAGACAGAGAGGGAGAGGAGGGGGAAAAATGTCTACCTGGAACTTATCACGCACCAAACAGCATGTTTTTCTTTGCAATGGTGGAAGCTGCACGCGGGAAGGAGCGGAGGAGCTGACCAAAGCCATCCGCGCCGCGATCACGGATGCTGGGTTGGACGATCAGGTGCACACGACCAAAACGATGTGCAACGGACGCTGTGAGGATTCCTGCGTGGTGATCGTCTATCCCGAAGGCATTTGGTACCGAAAAATGACTCCCCAGCTGGCACGTGAATTTGTGTTAAAGCAGCTGGTTGGCGGAGAGCCATTGCCAGGCCATGTGTCCCATCAACGGGGGGAGAATGGTTTTGAAAGGGCGGGCGAAGCGCCAGAAGGAATCTTTAAATCGGAAAAAAAGAAATAACGCTTGATACAAGCGGAGAAGTTTGGCGCAGCCGGATCCGAAACAAAGGGACCGGCTGCGTTTATTTTATGTACAAAAGCAGGTGGCGGACAGGTCTATCTTTTCCAAAAAAAGGAGAGGGTAAATAGGGGAGGAGGCCGCTATGTTAACGCTTCCAAATATGTCTACGTCATATGGACGTTTTTTGAATAAAATGATATGATATTATCATAAAGGTTGTTATATAGGGGATATTCACCTTTTGTGTGTACATACCATAAAGACAGATGTGCTCGGTGAATGTATCTCGCCACATGCTGCTTACAGCGCAAAACACAGGAATCTGCTGAAATCACCATATCGGGAGGATGTACGATGGGAAGCAAAAAACTGCAGAGCTTTTTGGAAGAAAACCTGGCCGATCTGAAGAGCAAAGGTCTGTATAACGTAATTGATCCTCTGCAAAGCGCAAATGGACCGATCATCACGATCTCCGGCAAACAATTGATCAATCTCTCCTCCAATAACTACCTGGGTCTTGCCACCGACCAGCGGCTGATTGACGCTGCGGTGCAAGCCGCCCAGAAATACGGCGTCGGCGCGGGCGCGGTCCGCACGATCAACGGGACGCTGGAGCTTCAT
This sequence is a window from Brevibacillus composti. Protein-coding genes within it:
- a CDS encoding (2Fe-2S) ferredoxin domain-containing protein — protein: MSTWNLSRTKQHVFLCNGGSCTREGAEELTKAIRAAITDAGLDDQVHTTKTMCNGRCEDSCVVIVYPEGIWYRKMTPQLAREFVLKQLVGGEPLPGHVSHQRGENGFERAGEAPEGIFKSEKKK
- a CDS encoding S8 family serine peptidase — translated: MTNNGIGIAGMAPLASILPVRVLDNSGSGDLANVARGIVYAAQRGAQVINLSLGAPVSSSTLESAIQYAWSRGAVIVAAAGNEGTSRLNYPAAYANVIAVASTNERDQKSGFSNYGQWVEVAAPGENILSTYPGGYYAYLSGTSMAAPHVAGLAGLLAEMPSCPRLTRWQAPASIGSMDGSMHPEPSDRNPEREAAFNSAVSFFAYPYRQRSFILYDDWVVLCTERSHRD